A section of the Lynx canadensis isolate LIC74 chromosome A1, mLynCan4.pri.v2, whole genome shotgun sequence genome encodes:
- the PPP2CA gene encoding serine/threonine-protein phosphatase 2A catalytic subunit alpha isoform isoform X2: MDAKEILTKESNVQEVRCPVTVCGDVHGQFHDLMELFRIGGKSPDTNYLFMGDYVDRGYYSVETVTLLVALKVRYRERITILRGNHESRQITQVYGFYDECLRKYGNANVWKYFTDLFDYLPLTALVDGQIFCLHGGLSPSIDTLDHIRALDRLQEVPHEGPMCDLLWSDPDDRGGWGISPRGAGYTFGQDISETFNHANGLTLVSRAHQLVMEGYNWCHDRNVVTIFSAPNYCYRCGNQAAIMELDDTLKYSFLQFDPAPRRGEPHVTRRTPDYFL, encoded by the exons GCTAAAGAAATCCTGACAAAAGAATCCAACGTGCAAGAGGTTCGATGTCCAGTCACCGTCTGTGGAGATGTGCATGGGCAATTTCATGATCTTATGGAACTGTTTAGAATTGGTGGCAAATCACCAGATACGAACTACTTGTTTATGGGAGATTATGTTGACAGAGGATATTACTCAGTTGAAACCGTTACTCTGCTTGTAGCTCTTAAg gtTCGTTACCGTGAGCGCATCACCATTCTTCGAGGAAATCATGAGAGCAGACAGATCACACAAGTATATGGTTTCTATGATGAGTGTTTAAGGAAATACGGAAATGCAAATGTTTGGAAATATTTCACAGATCTTTTTGACTATCTTCCTCTTACAGCCTTGGTGGATGGGCAG ATATTCTGTCTACATGGCGGCCTGTCACCATCCATAGATACACTGGATCACATCAGAGCACTTGATCGCCTACAAGAAGTTCCTCATGAG GGTCCAATGTGTGACTTGCTGTGGTCAGATCCAGATGATCGTGGTGGTTGGGGTATATCACCTCGAGGAGCTGGTTACACCTTTGGGCAAGACATTTCTGAAACATTTAATCATGCCAATGGCCTCACATTGGTGTCTAGAGCTCACCAGCTGGTGATGGAG GGGTATAACTGGTGCCACGACCGGAATGTAGTAACAATTTTCAGTGCTCCAAACTATTGTTATCGTTGTGGTAATCAAGCTGCAATCATGGAACTTGATGATACTCTAAAATACTCTTT cttGCAGTTTGACCCAGCACCTCGCAGAGGCGAGCCACATGTTACTCGTCGTACCCCAGACTACTTCCtgtaa
- the SKP1 gene encoding S-phase kinase-associated protein 1 produces MPSIKLQSSDGEIFEVDVEIAKQSVTIKTMLEDLGMDDEGDDDPVPLPNVNAAILKKVIQWCTHHKDDPPPPEDDENKEKRTDDIPVWDQEFLKVDQGTLFELILAANYLDIKGLLDVTCKTVANMIKGKTPEEIRKTFNIKNDFTEEEEAQVRKENQWCEEK; encoded by the exons aTGCCTTCAATTAAGTTGCAGAGTTCTGATGGAGAGATATTTGAAGTTGATGTTGAAATTGCCAAACAGTCTGTGACTATCAAGACCATGTTGGAAG ATTTGGGAATGGATGACGAAGGAGATGATGACCCAGTTCCTCTACCAAATGTTAATGCAGCAATATTAAAAAAG GTCATTCAATGGTGCACCCACCACAAGGATGACCCCCCTCCTCCTGAGGATGATGAGAACAAAGAAAAGCGAACAGATGATATCCCTGTTTGGGACCAAGAATTCCTGAAAGTTGACCAAGGAACACTTTTTGAACTTATTCTG GCTGCGAACTACTTAGACATTAAAGGTTTGCTTGATGTTACATGCAAGACTGTTGCCAATATGATCAAGGGGAAAACTCCTGAGGAGATTCGCAAGACCTTCAATATCAAAAATGATTTTACTGAAGAAGAGGAAGCCCAG GTACGCAAAGAGAACCAGTGGTGTGAAGAGAAGTGA
- the PPP2CA gene encoding serine/threonine-protein phosphatase 2A catalytic subunit alpha isoform isoform X3 — protein sequence MELFRIGGKSPDTNYLFMGDYVDRGYYSVETVTLLVALKVRYRERITILRGNHESRQITQVYGFYDECLRKYGNANVWKYFTDLFDYLPLTALVDGQIFCLHGGLSPSIDTLDHIRALDRLQEVPHEGPMCDLLWSDPDDRGGWGISPRGAGYTFGQDISETFNHANGLTLVSRAHQLVMEGYNWCHDRNVVTIFSAPNYCYRCGNQAAIMELDDTLKYSFLQFDPAPRRGEPHVTRRTPDYFL from the exons ATGGAACTGTTTAGAATTGGTGGCAAATCACCAGATACGAACTACTTGTTTATGGGAGATTATGTTGACAGAGGATATTACTCAGTTGAAACCGTTACTCTGCTTGTAGCTCTTAAg gtTCGTTACCGTGAGCGCATCACCATTCTTCGAGGAAATCATGAGAGCAGACAGATCACACAAGTATATGGTTTCTATGATGAGTGTTTAAGGAAATACGGAAATGCAAATGTTTGGAAATATTTCACAGATCTTTTTGACTATCTTCCTCTTACAGCCTTGGTGGATGGGCAG ATATTCTGTCTACATGGCGGCCTGTCACCATCCATAGATACACTGGATCACATCAGAGCACTTGATCGCCTACAAGAAGTTCCTCATGAG GGTCCAATGTGTGACTTGCTGTGGTCAGATCCAGATGATCGTGGTGGTTGGGGTATATCACCTCGAGGAGCTGGTTACACCTTTGGGCAAGACATTTCTGAAACATTTAATCATGCCAATGGCCTCACATTGGTGTCTAGAGCTCACCAGCTGGTGATGGAG GGGTATAACTGGTGCCACGACCGGAATGTAGTAACAATTTTCAGTGCTCCAAACTATTGTTATCGTTGTGGTAATCAAGCTGCAATCATGGAACTTGATGATACTCTAAAATACTCTTT cttGCAGTTTGACCCAGCACCTCGCAGAGGCGAGCCACATGTTACTCGTCGTACCCCAGACTACTTCCtgtaa